Proteins encoded together in one Vicugna pacos unplaced genomic scaffold, VicPac4 scaffold_13, whole genome shotgun sequence window:
- the LOC107035270 gene encoding endogenous retrovirus group PABLB member 1 Env polyprotein-like, whose translation MGNFYQIWDEHIWVTPETGQLTNPADICWEQKEQPCVKDVYGKERHLTTKDWKYLGYLPQRLCNWTIDVTFICKKLFQWPGSDWDNQSGRRIAAPNGKKWICGTNIWPWLPCGWVGRCTLGFVIAPGRIVKTVQGIPANMPNLHARWTRSAFKWYDYLAAIFVPSLGTVDIMTKVNALTNFTQKALIDVKHAVEEINDEQKLMRKAVLQNRMALDILTAAQGGTCAIIKVECCVFIPDLSANISQAVNDMQEQIKNMDSPTPFLPAQWFDCFKSDWWKHALVIVIVILILICMAPCILSCLSECLTQRLLAFSRIHRPPPYST comes from the coding sequence ATGGGAAACTTTTATCAGATCTGGGACGAACACATATGGGTTACCCCGGAGACGGGACAATTAACCAACCCTGCGGACATCTGTTGGGAACAAAAGGAACAACCTTGTGTTAAGGACGTGTATGGGAAAGAAAGACACTTGACAACAAAAGATTGGAAATATCTTGGATATCTACCACAAAGATTGTGTAATTGGACTATTGATGTTACATTCATTTGTAAAAAACTGTTTCAGTGGCCAGGGTCTGATTGGGATAATCAATCTGGACGTCGAATAGCTGCACCTAATGGGAAAAAATGGATTTGTGGCACAAATATTTGGCCCTGGTTACCTTGTGGTTGGGTAGGACGCTGTACGTTGGGATTTGTTATAGCCCCTGGTAGAATTGTAAAAACTGTACAAGGGATTCCTGCCAATATGCCTAATTTACATGCTCGATGGACTCGATCAGCATTTAAATGGTATGACTATCTAGCTGCTATTTTTGTCCCTTCTTTAGGAACTGTAGATATTATGACAAAAGTTAATGCTTTGACTAACTTTACTCAGAAAGCTTTGATTGATGTAAAACATGCTGTGGAAGAAATTAATGATGAACAAAAACTTATGAGGAAAGCTGTATTACAGAATAGAATGGCTCTTGACATTCTCACTGCTGCGCAAGGAGGAACTTGCGCTATTATTAAGGtagaatgttgtgtgtttattcCTGATTTGTCTGCTAATATTTCTCAGGCAGTGAATGATATGCAGGaacaaattaagaatatggattcTCCAACGCCTTTCTTACCAGCGCAGTGGTTTGATTGCTTTAAGAGTGActggtggaaacatgctctggtgattgtcatagtaattttgatcctgatttgtatggccccttgtatactctcttgCTTATCTGAATGTCTGACGCAACGTTTGCTTGCATTTTCCCGTATTCATCGTCCTCCGCCATATAGCACCTAG